Proteins encoded in a region of the Marinitoga sp. 38H-ov genome:
- a CDS encoding methyltransferase, producing the protein MREKNEKIFGPEDLKDLTPEKVIELYDLEYKVDKKEFKKKSVNKFQHYYVENPESELTVKALTLTLKNGHTYIFKAPSGVYGKKEIDKATMVLLENIEIEGKKILDIGCGYGVIGITLKKEYPNIDIYMSDINKRAVEFTKINAKDNNIFADIRQGYLFEPWENEEFDQIVSNPPIVAGKKVWMELIEKSFNHLKVGGTLQLVAFHNKGGSRIKNYMKEIFGNVGEVVKKGGIRLYKSVKV; encoded by the coding sequence ATGAGAGAAAAAAATGAAAAAATTTTTGGACCTGAAGATTTAAAAGATTTAACTCCGGAAAAAGTTATAGAATTATATGATTTGGAATATAAAGTTGATAAAAAAGAATTTAAAAAAAAGAGCGTAAATAAATTTCAACATTATTATGTTGAAAATCCAGAAAGCGAATTGACAGTAAAGGCTTTGACGTTGACATTAAAAAATGGCCATACTTATATTTTTAAAGCTCCATCAGGAGTTTATGGAAAAAAAGAAATAGATAAGGCAACGATGGTGTTGTTGGAAAATATTGAAATTGAAGGGAAAAAAATTCTTGATATAGGTTGTGGCTATGGTGTTATTGGTATTACATTAAAAAAAGAATATCCTAATATTGATATTTATATGAGTGATATAAATAAAAGAGCAGTAGAATTTACTAAAATTAATGCGAAAGATAATAACATTTTTGCAGATATCAGACAAGGTTATTTATTCGAACCATGGGAAAATGAAGAATTTGACCAAATAGTGTCCAATCCACCAATTGTCGCTGGAAAGAAGGTTTGGATGGAGTTAATTGAAAAATCTTTTAACCATTTAAAAGTTGGTGGTACATTACAATTAGTTGCGTTTCATAATAAAGGTGGAAGTAGAATAAAAAATTATATGAAAGAAATTTTTGGAAATGTTGGTGAAGTTGTTAAAAAAGGTGGAATTAGATTATATAAGTCGGTGAAAGTATAA